GTTTCAACCCGGTACGGCGGGAGGTGGCGCGACTCTCTCTCGAAAGACTGATCCAGGACGGCCGCATCCATCCTTCGCGTATCGAGGAGGTGGTGAAAAAGGCCGAAGAGGAGGTTGAGCAGGCGATCCGCGAGGCCGGCGAGCAGGCAACCTTCGACGTCGGCGTGCACGGTATCCATCCCGAGATTATCAAGTTGCTCGGCCGGTTGCGTTACCGGACGTCCTATGGCCAGAACGTGCTGCAGCATTCGATCGAGGTCGCTTTTCTCTGCGGCATCATGGCGTCGGAACTGGGTATGAATGTCAAGCAGGCCAAGCGGGCCGGGCTGCTGCACGATATCGGTAAGGCGGTCGATCACGAGATCGAGGGGTCGCATGCGGTGATCGGCGCCGATCTGGCACGCAAATATGGTGAGTCGCCGAAAATCGTGCATGCCCTGGCGGCCCATCACGAGGACGAGAAACCGGAAACGGTGCTGGCGATTCTCACCCAGGCGGCCGACGCTCTCTCCGGCGCCCGGCCCGGTGCCCGGCGTGAAATGCTCGAAACCTACGTCAAGCGACTGCAGGATCTGGAGCGCATCGGCACCAGTTTTCCGGGCTGCAACAGTTGTTATGCCATCCAGGCCGGTCGCGAAATCCGGGTCATGGTCTCCAGTGATGATGTCTCCGATGCCCAGTCGCTGATCTTGGCCAAGGACATCGCCAAGAAGATCGAGAGTGAGATGACCTATCCCGGGCAGATCAAGGTCAATGTCATCCGTGAGACCCGCGCGGTCGAGTACGCCCGCTAGGGGGCGCTGAATTGTGCTGAATCTGCTCTTTGTCGGTGATGTGGTCGGCCGTCCCGGCCGGCGCGCCCTGCAGCGTCTGCTGCCCCGCCTGATCGATCGCCATCAGGTTGACCTGGTGGTGGCCAACGGTGAGAATGCCGCGGCCGGCTTCGGTCTGACCCGTGACACCATGAATGAACTGCTGGATGCCGGGGTCGATGTCCTGACCACCGGCAACCATGTCTGGGACAAACGGGAAATCTGTGGACAGATCGACGATTTTCCCCGGGTGCTGAGGCCGCTCAACTACCCGGACGGGACTCCGGGGCGAGGCTCAGGGGTCTTTCAGACCAGCGCCGGATACAAGGTCGGTGTTTTGAACCTTGAGGGACGGATTTTCATGAGCGCTCTCGACTGCCCGTTTCGGGCGGCCGACGCGGCTATTGCAGAGCTGCGTCGCGAAACCCCGGTGATCCTTGTCGATATCCACGCCGAGGCAACCAGTGAGAAGGTCGCCATGGGGCACTACCTCGACGGCCGGGTCTCTCTGGTGGTGGGGACCCATACCCATGTCCCGACGGCGGACGCGATGATCCTGCCGGGAGGGACGGC
This portion of the Geothermobacter hydrogeniphilus genome encodes:
- the rny gene encoding ribonuclease Y; the encoded protein is MVLKIELMMFLIGGGALVAGVVVGMLLRQQISKSRHAAARRDAAQIVEDGRKEAEAIRKEAVLQAKDTVLQAKAEWEAELRELRREIQGQEKRLQQREENLDRKTTQLETRMEELEKRDRNLQQRQVQLQQGEQELEGRRAEQARLLEQISGMSREEAKQQLIRAMESEARHDAAKSIKQIEDEARESADKKAKEILALAIQRYAGDFVAEKTVSVVPLPADEMKGRIIGREGRNIRAIEAATGIDLIIDDTPEAVIISGFNPVRREVARLSLERLIQDGRIHPSRIEEVVKKAEEEVEQAIREAGEQATFDVGVHGIHPEIIKLLGRLRYRTSYGQNVLQHSIEVAFLCGIMASELGMNVKQAKRAGLLHDIGKAVDHEIEGSHAVIGADLARKYGESPKIVHALAAHHEDEKPETVLAILTQAADALSGARPGARREMLETYVKRLQDLERIGTSFPGCNSCYAIQAGREIRVMVSSDDVSDAQSLILAKDIAKKIESEMTYPGQIKVNVIRETRAVEYAR
- a CDS encoding TIGR00282 family metallophosphoesterase gives rise to the protein MVLNLLFVGDVVGRPGRRALQRLLPRLIDRHQVDLVVANGENAAAGFGLTRDTMNELLDAGVDVLTTGNHVWDKREICGQIDDFPRVLRPLNYPDGTPGRGSGVFQTSAGYKVGVLNLEGRIFMSALDCPFRAADAAIAELRRETPVILVDIHAEATSEKVAMGHYLDGRVSLVVGTHTHVPTADAMILPGGTAYQTDAGMTGSRDSVIGVRKELVIEKFLTQMPVRFDVAKKDPWLCGVVCRVEMATGRAVAIEQVMERVD